Part of the Uloborus diversus isolate 005 chromosome 2, Udiv.v.3.1, whole genome shotgun sequence genome, ATGTGAGATTGCTACGCCTTATGTCATATTATGCAATTTAAACTCGTTACATGATTTTTGCAACGAATAAAATGTATAAGCAAATGCCCCTGTCAtatgtgtttgtttttattaaagaaaattgaaaaaaaaaaaggttcttgaTTACTTTTCTTTACAATAGTTCACtggcgtaactacgtaccgcaCGACCCCGCAACGCTGGGGGCCCGGAGTCAAGAGGGGctcgaaaattttgaagctttgttttcattcaattttatttttaaaaaaatcgtaaatcACACTTAGTTGGAAAAGTTTATATTGGTACTGATGCCCCCTAGAACCCCAGAACCTATCGACGAGGAACCCCCGTTTAAGATATCGGGGGCACCATGCCAGACATTTTTTCGCTGCCCTCTTGAagccaaacattacaatttttgccatttgctaaaacagttttagcCAATTTGGGGCTCCCAAATAgcaggggccctaggccatggcCAATTCAATAATCGGTCTATAAGTTTAAAAAAGGGGGCCCGCGGCCCACCTTCCATGTGCGAAAACGAAACGTTGGGACAGCCCTGagcaaaaagtagagaaaagggAAAATCCCTGGAAAAGAAGGAAAGTCCTGACCGTAAGGGATCCTGAAAAAGAGTCCAGAGAAGTTTTTTGTATAGGatctggagggggaggggggagtcggCAAGGGCCCGataatttttaagctttgtttttattcaatttattaattttttccatgaATAAAACTTGGTTTGAAAAGCATATTAGTTTTGGGGCCCTCTAGGGCTATAATATCATTCAGGAcaatttaaaattgagtttttggagcaATAGTAAAAATATTCCGGGGGAGAGTCCTGAAAACCTTCTATTCTGATCATTTTCAAATATGGTTCACGTTTGCTTTCCTAGGGctattatttagaaaaattttcgggggagggACTCGTATCCTCCTTCATCCCAATATCATCGAAAATCGCCTGAAGTTTGGGGCTTcaaaactttgatttaaaaaaaaatcctgggagAGCCCCGGACCCATTTTTTTCTTGTCAGGTCATCGAAGGCAATTCAATTtcaggagttcaattttgaaaaatttccgggggagagcctTCGAACCcccgtttctttaaaattatcgaaaatcatctaaaattgcgctttGGGAGCTTTAATGTCAGCAAAATTCCTGAAGTCTTATCTTTCACCCCCTTCCCTTTATATAacatcctaaaaacgcatttatgcACCACTTTCAATGCTGTTAGGGCAACAGATGAGGGAGTTTGGAACTTTGCTCCGAAATCGAAGATTCAAAAAGGTAACTTGATGATGGCAAACTTAAatacttcaatttctaaaaattacaaaGAAGGTccctaaaacttttccttttttaatactgCTTTTTTGGAActgtaaatttgaaaattctggGGCAGAGAGTCCTCATTTCTTCCTTTattctaacgtcatcaaaggtggccaCAATTGCACTTTAAGGAGTTCCATATAGAAACAATTCTGGGACAGAGTCCCCTCAATTTAATCCCATCTTCTAACCTCTTCAAAAGTggcctacaattgcatttttagaagttcCATCAATAAAAATTCCTTGGGCTTCCCCCGACACCGTTTCATTAAATTAACAAAGATTTgtccaaaattgcatttttggaactttaatatgaTGAGATTTTCAGAAGAGTCCCTAACTCCTTCCCTAAAGGTGGTACGTAATCACGTGTCCAAAAACTTTCGCAAAATTTGCGGGTAAGACACCCAAACCTTCCATCctcctaacatcattgaagaacgTTTAAAATTGCTATTCCCTGGAAATTCAAAAAACTCCTATGGGCAGAGTTCCAAATCTCATCCTTTCAACTAATGTCTTCAAAGAGGGCTTATTGCATTTTTAGaagcttaattttgaaaattttccggggataACCTCCGAGCACCGTCGAAGATcttctaaagttgcgtttttcgaacttcaataataattgcaggaagagagtcaccgACCCCTTTCCATTATGTTACAAAAAACGACTTACAATCAcgcatttaaaacttaaaaattcgaaaaatttaagacAAAGAGCCCTGAACAAATTCATTATTCCAAACATGATCTAAAATTCCGTTTgctaaactaaaattttagaaactgctCCCATCCCATATTTTTGTACAAGTATTATATTtacaactagaaagtcgcccgtcaaggtgaCGGGTAAAaatcgcttctacatttgaacgaagcaattgctgcctgtttggtgatattttgatagttgaaattttaactctaagtCCAGTGGACTAACCATAAAcatggcgttcattgttgaccattttttcgtttcttcattcctctgaaatggtagtcttaccagtaaaacagttaagttaccggatcgagttcagccttgtcacaataaagcctttccctgcatgttaaacattaccaaaacaaattatcataccgtggcgcgagtttcattgttgaaacacgcgggttactccaTTATCGGCAATTATTAATATGATGATTAAATTCATATTGCTTATTCTTTTTCTCCTCATTGTAGCGATCTCTCCAGATTTCTGCCACTAATGATCCCTTTGTAAACTAAAAATtcaatatctcccccccccctctttctctctctctatatatgtttgtgtgtttatgtgtgtgtgaaaATAAATTGCGGAGCCGACAAACACGAAAAATTGTACTATAAATATAGACTAATACGATTTTTTAGTAGAGGGCCGAAAGCCAGATTTTGCGGGTAGGCCGAAAATTTAAAGTTACGCTACTGCAATAGTTGTTTCTTCGACTATGAAGATACTAATTATCCGAAAGCCGGTTAACCGGATGTTCGAATAACCGAAGACGTCAAAGGTCAtgcagattttattttatttgaaaatattgaaagtgAATTTCTAGTGTAATAACTTCTACGTCCTTtttgtttgaaaagtaaaagaaattagCTTACCTAACTACTAAACACGCCATTTGTAACATGCGTTACTAAAGACGCCAGAGTTAAGGCTGTAAAAAGTGCGAAAGCGAGTGTACCTAAAAAATATTGCCATAATTGTTTACAAAGTtgtccaattatccgaattttcGTTAACCAGATCTGCCTATCTCCCGACTGGTTCAATTTAAGGCCCCTGCATATaagagccggcgcatcagcttaagatcagccattttggatcggagtgcGAGTTTGAGTGTTTGTCTTTTCAGGCAAGTTATAGCGTTTGTTGATTTTTCATTGTGAACACTTGTTAGCGGcacgtgattttttttatcaaataaaatattattttttgctaattcGGCAAAACCTGAATTTTTGCTGtagtaaccctagctccgcaacaatgaaaaatccgatccaaaatggttaaacttaagctgatgcgtcactcgacgttaaatcccggttatcacaaatttgccatttcaattgcgctttgctgatttcaaaactcttgctcaaattaattaaaaacattttaaatttgttaataaatacctgataacaacagataaaaattaaaattacaaagttttctttgattttgtttttacgCCTCGCTAAGGATTGAGTTTTGcgttttaattattaatggattcggagtctgatttttctatcaaacaaaggccctttccagggtcaaatttttaacctcagaagagcgtactcgaattgcagcatcacttctaatacaaagccgaaccctcaacctaaatacaaatgtataatattaagctgtttacgcctaacgtaaaatatccgcaaaaaacggatatttgtaatattcagatcatttttgaattatataacgtgttttacgtttacgttaaataaatatttccaaaccaataaatattgaagtgtcaggtttctcttttctttataaagtttatcagttattcatatccgtagtttcatataatgtatgccgaaatcgctgtgaaaatattctaatcgcattcattaatttgttgggactctagctcacCCTAAATACAAACAAGCAAAgcacacgaaatcttaaaacggaaagcccaaaaagctaagtccgtgcgcaagcgcagttaaaatggccgggatttaacgtctagttgatgcgtcggcctatttGTTCAGCGGCTCTAGTTCAACTAATCGACCAACAATTGTAATTGCTATTATCTTCAAAAATCCATCCGCTCGACTCAGCGTCAAACCTCCCAAGAGGTAATGGCATCCGCCGACACAGGTGCCGCGAAAACATGTGCAAGTCTGAAAATAGTAAACGCAACtctattaggaaaaaaaagtcaGTTCGGTTTTTCATACGCGCTTTACTATCAAAGTGATGATAGCAGTTTGGTTGAATTTATCTCTATATATAAAagtgaatgtttgtctgtatgtcattcatgaactcaaaaactacccggcagatttggctgaaactttcaccgtttgttatttttggtactgggaatgtttatagaccagttcgaaaaaaatccgatcgatagttccttttttattccaatttaagtcacaatccattggataaatacgaataaaattatcgactgcagaaattaattcgcgtgaaagatctcattgataagaagttagctgttgccatttttcttgagtttgaacaaataaattctttctttattgttttatggatTTTCATGCAgcgggggggatttaaaactttttctatttgatatttttagcgatggattgatcttgcaaactgcgtgagtacaaattttgagtatagtcacggcttcacttgatacctggaccgattattatgaaaattgctatatatatgtatttttccacggagaaggtgcataatatgctcattgaagccactcgccaccaggtggcactgcagagtagcaacttttgccccgttcaaccgattgtcatgaaaatcagtataatgatgtatttttttgttggcgtagcaacgagcgtcgggtacagctagtaacaTTATAAAGGCATGTTtacacctttaaaatgacaccggAGGTGAATATATAATTGTATATACTCgttcaaaaggaaaataactaaGTGAGCCATGCACCCATAATATTGAAGAGTTTCGtgaaacaatttttactataGAAATAATGTAGTTTGGGCAGAGCTATGGTAACGTGGTGGTAGCAATTTTGGAAAACTGTTGGTGCCaagcgattttaaaaatttcattaaaagattAAATTCCTCCAAACATATTTATTAGATCGTTAAGAGGcgttaaaagttccattaaagtTTACAATATTACGCCAAATAAAAGAAATGATTACATGACAGTTAAAATTGcattacaatgaaaaatattacgctaacaaaattaagtaagaacaatcGCCTTTTTCGCCAAGTGGCCTAGTTACCGTAACCCCGTCGTAGTTTGTAATTTTAGTGTGTTTTAATTAGTCAAAGTTAAACGACTGAAAATCATAATAAATGAAGTTGAACAACCTAAACTTCATGCTTAATGAATAGAGTTAGAATAACGCTATCTCAAATTTTGGCGTAAAAAGAATTAATGCAGAAgcgacaattttttttcagtatgttCAGCATTTTTGTTTTTCGGACCTGCACTTATCTCATTTGCGATGTCAGTATCACTCCTAGTTTTATTTACTTCATTCTAAAATTTACTGGTGACTCATTAGCAATTGAGAAAAGCCTTCAGACACTTTAAAccttatttatttcttatatttACATACATTGTTAGCAACATAGGTTTTTAAGATAACTAAATATTTGGACTTCATATTAGTAAAAGGAGTAATGCTTTTGTTTAAAGGTATAAGTTAAAAAgttagcttgatttttttttaatgtttctattaCGCACGCATCTGTATCATAGAAAATCTTATTGCGTTTAGttattgtttacttttaattgcattttattgttttaaacaaatttacaaaaatgagCGAGGAAAATAACGAAGGTCTTTTTATAAGTAAGCATGAATTTCAAGCCTTATATGACCATTATACAAAATTTaaggacagtttaaaaaatttagaaagcataaaaatttcaaaatgttccgAACATACACCTGAGAGGGTATCAGGATCCAAAAAGGAATCGGGATCGTCTGAATCTGAAAATGAAGTTAAACGAAGGGAAGAGCTGGTTATGGATGATTCAACGGATTCCGAACAGAAGCCGGTGGAAGCGCATCGATTAGTAATCCCTAAAAAAGGAAAATGGAAAAAAGCAATTCGCAACAAAAAACTGGCCTTCAAGAAAAAATCAGGAAAAGAAACACCAGAAAATCTGAAAGAGACAGAACCCGAAAccttagtacaaaaaatatcaaaagctgAAAAATCTGATGAGAAACTTAAACCCAAGGACTCTGAACGGTTTAAAACTGAAAACTACGTAGAGAACAAGGTATTGGAACTTCATAAAGTACTGATATCTTCATCTTCAGAAGTCGAGGCAGAGTCAACATCAGATGATGAAACAACTCTAGCAAAATGGTCAGAATCCGTCAGAGATTTGCATGAAGTTAAAAACGAGTTCTCGAGTTTGTTGGAATATTTCCGTCAATCGTTTTTCGATAGtgagaggaaaaataaaaaaatattcgaactaaAAGCTAAGCTATCCAAAAATGTTGGTCCCCGTCAAGAGGGAAACAAGGAAATTGAGATTCTTAATGATGAAATTGAAAAGCTGAAGACTTACGTGAGAATTTCAATTGATCAAAATTTTGACGTCGCAAATGAAAATGAGAACTTGCGAAAACAAATCGAGGATTTGAACTCGAAGCTTGAAGTAAAAGAAGAATTGGCAAAAGAAAGGCAAAGAGTCAATATATCAGATAAAGAATCCTCTTTACAGAAGAAAAAGATTCCGGTGGGAAAGGAGACTCAAGGCGAGGAGGTAGCTAAAGGGGATGACAGTCTGCTCTCAGCTGAAAAAGAAAAGGCTGGACCACAATCTTACAATACCTGCAATTGTGATGATgcaaaagctcaaataaatgaaCTCAAGAAAGAatcgaagaaaaaagaaatgatgtTATCGATGAAACTCGAAGCCGCACGAGCCAAAGTAGACACTCTAACAGCAGGGACATTAGAGAGGGATGAATTAATTAAACAATATAGTTCGAGGCTTTCAACAACAGAAAAGGAAATCGAAAATTTAGAACACAAGTTGAAGGAACTTCAAGGCCGTTCCAAAAGTTTGGAATCACAATCGGAAAAAGAGCAAATGAggttcaagaaattgaaaatgtcGTGTGAGTCTCTAGAAAGAGAAAACAGTCAGCTTAGGAAAGAGAAGGAAATTTTTGAAGAACTGCTGTCGGAGTTTCGAGACACAGCTgatgaacatcaaaaacagaagaaCGAAGCTCTGAAGCAGATTCAGATTTTTGAAGAATACCTAGCAAAGAGCCAGAGGCATTTGAGCATGAAAAATTGTGAGATTGAAAAGCTGCAAACAGATCTGTCGGAATTGGGTGACTTAATGACGAGGAAATTTCCTCCCGTGAAGACTTTTGAAGCTGAAACACAAACGAGAGATATTCGATCGGAAATGGCCATTCAGGAGAAAATAATCGATAATTACAGAGGCGAACTCAAAGTACAAGACAGAAAAGTGCTGCTGCTGCAAAATGAGGTAGAAGATTTAAAACAGCAAGTGGTTAGCACGAGGAAAAGTTTACGATCAAGAACAAAGGAAAATTCCTCGCTTTTAGTGAAGTTGAAGAAATTAGAGAAAGTCATTGCTGAGAAGACCGCCGGACTGGAGAAAGTTCAGGACAAATTAGAGCTTCAGTCGCGATCTGCTAAGCACTGGGAGAAAGAGGCCGAATCTGCGACCGAAAAGTACCGAGTAGCGTTCGAAGAAAGCAGAAGATTCGAAGAGTTGTACCACCAGATGAAGAATCTTAGCTCGCACCAAAAATCTGAAGTTGCTCTCTTGGTAAAAAGACACGAATATCTTTTGCACATTATACATAACAAAGACGCCCAAACCAAATGTTCTATGAATAGAAATATTGTGTTAACATAGTGGAACGAAAAAAATATAACTGTAGCAATGAACACAGATAGtgcctttttattttcaagtcaAGTAGAATAGGGAAAGCTTAAGTTTTTACACAAAGTTCGAAACTGCTATTTGATTAGAAGctagctttatttttaatttttagtaaatgacttgaaaatattgaaaaactacAGGAAGTACTCGTGACGAGTTTTCAAAACTCTTAGCACcataattattccaaaaaaatccatcaaaatataaaaattcctttaaaaaataaattaccccATCAGGTAATTTTCTGTTCGTACTTTTTCGTTAAATGTACGCCACTAAgcgcattttttcatttttggctatTTTAACTTATTGCTATTTCAAACTAAGAATTTATTAGTTGGCGGCATTTaacaactttaatttcaaaataccaGGGTTACCCTGTACTTGTAGGCCTCGCTGTGCTGAAATTTAATACTGAATTCTCCATTTAATATAAAATTCTCTTACAGATAAATAAATTGCGCCGTTGAAGTGTTAAATAATTCAACAACAGAATTAAACaatgggggatatttcgataattgggaatctggcgatctttcttcattggcgtcaatttttggctccagcgcctgcgcgagaggtatttttctttgcaaatcaaaaaaaaaataataataatttgaattttgtcatcttgaattcaaattatgtttttcgcaatcacgagtgtgtgtttgtatgtgtgtgggggggggggggggtatgtgtatgtgtgtaggcatgtgtgtttgtgtctgtgtgcagtcatgagtgtgtgggtagctgtgtgtatgagtgtttgtgtgcgtgggggcggggtatgtgtatgtgtgtgtgtaagcatatgtgtttgtgtctgtgtgcaggcattaatgtgtgggcagttgtctgtatttgtgtgtatgtgtagttgtctgtatgcatgcgtgtgtgtatgtgtttgtgtatgtgtgtaggggtatgtgtgtgtatggtggtgtttgtatgtgtgtgtatggtggtgtttgtgtatgtgtgtgtatggtggtgtttgtgtatgtgtgtgtatggtggtgtttgtgtatgtgtgtgtgtatttgtgtgtgcgtgtatgtatgcgtgtgtgtgtaggatatggacgcaacctggagacggttttcgctagaggagcagcatcgtgaggccggccgacgcgacgggcggtgctggcagagggtggcgccgcgccggtgggaaaaatgatagcacgccaaaaaacagtcaaatgaaagcaataagcaatcgtgattgctcaaaaaaaaagaaagaaaattaatttgaattctgaaattttgaattcaaattatgtttttcgcaatcacgaactgagacaggaccctactcattggagttattgtttctagaaacggcttctgtctcccccaagtctgcctctcctcctgggcggttacttgtgcatagttgtgtgcgtgcgtagacctgtgtgtatgcacgtaggtgtttgtgagtgtatgtgtgtgaagtcgtgtgtgtgtgtgaacgtgcgtgtgtgtaggacatgtacGTCTCCAACCAgaagaagcggatagctcaaaaccggagcagccgcgccacgccgccagcagaggacggtgtgcggtggtgctgcaaaggcttctggtccaagttgaaaaaggcacggacaccaaaaacggtcaaatgagaacaataagcaatcgtgattgctcaaaaaaaaaagaaatcggaaacatctattcacgtagggttactataaatcagtagggataccaaaataaaattatttacgccaaaaaatgagacgaccgcgccagattcccaattatcgaaatatcccccaaacAATGCATTGAGTTGTATTAAAAgtcattgaaatgtaaaataatccaccaactgaacaaaaaaatattaaaagttccattaagtTCAAAACTTTCTGTCTAATGAATAGATCATGTAGTTTAAAGTTCCATTATAACTCAAAATGAGGAGCAAGCGAGGCGACGACCTTAAACTATATTCCTCTTTTTCGCCAAAGTACAAAGTAAACAAATCGCCAAGTGCAAATGTACCCTTATTCGAAACTCTTAGCAATAATTGAGTTTCATATGTTTTATATCTCCATGCTGCGacttcattttttagtttaattaagGTCACTATATaaagggtgattataattaaagttctactttcaaaacgctgtaaaaataaaaccactggtcagaatgacgtcaaatttgaACGGAATATTATTGAAGACAGGGGGAAACGTATGgccgaagaaaaataaaaagttggaatttttagcaatagatggcgctgtaagcatcataatttaattaaatcggtttttaattgtcctgaggccaaaaaccgcagaaaaagcatcagtaaaaatcaaatcggtctttagTTTTCGTGAGACTGGCACAAAAGATGTTCAATGTGCTGTCCCCCGCCTGTTTTctgaaacaagttgaaatcgagaaacagtatgttCCACAACTGATCGACGTAtttccggggtcacgtttagaacGTTGCGCAATGcagccttcagctcagcaaaatttgcaatcggagcattgaacacaacagctttcagatagccccatagccAGAAGTCCTACGgattaagatcaggtgatcggaaCGGTCAGGCTGTAGGGAAATGGCAACTTCAATAAGTCGTGCGCATGACTGGTGTTTTAATTTACATATTTTGACACCTGCagagccatctattgctaaaaattccaactatttatttttcttctgccatttgttttcccccttcttcgataatattccgttgaagtttgacgtcattctgaccagtggctttatttttacagcgttttgaaagtggaactttagttataatcaccctgtataagGCTACTACGATCTTATATAGTGGTTCTAGTTTAAACGGTTTGTGCTAAGGCCACTATATAGACTTCAGACTGGATCTAGTTTGTGCCTTCATGGCGTTTACCATCCTCATCGAGGGTCTCGTGCTATTTTATGTTCGAAGGTGAAGTCATCAATGCGTAATCTCGATGGATTAAATATCAAGTTTGTCCAGAAAGGATTTCGGTTAATTTTACTGCTACGTTGGGTACGTTTGTTCACCAATTTGAGTTTTTGTAATTTCAGTGAAAGTGAACGCAACGGAGAAAGCTTTCATTGGTTTGTATTTAGCATTCGTTTTCTGAAATCATTGGAACGTatttcgggaagatttcgataattgggaatctggcgatctttctttattggcgtcaatttttggctccagcgccttcgcgagaggtatttttctttgcaaatctactATTTACATAGGGTTATTATACATctgcagggttaccaaaattaaatta contains:
- the LOC129217823 gene encoding myosin heavy chain, embryonic smooth muscle isoform-like, producing MSEENNEGLFISKHEFQALYDHYTKFKDSLKNLESIKISKCSEHTPERVSGSKKESGSSESENEVKRREELVMDDSTDSEQKPVEAHRLVIPKKGKWKKAIRNKKLAFKKKSGKETPENLKETEPETLVQKISKAEKSDEKLKPKDSERFKTENYVENKVLELHKVLISSSSEVEAESTSDDETTLAKWSESVRDLHEVKNEFSSLLEYFRQSFFDSERKNKKIFELKAKLSKNVGPRQEGNKEIEILNDEIEKLKTYVRISIDQNFDVANENENLRKQIEDLNSKLEVKEELAKERQRVNISDKESSLQKKKIPVGKETQGEEVAKGDDSLLSAEKEKAGPQSYNTCNCDDAKAQINELKKESKKKEMMLSMKLEAARAKVDTLTAGTLERDELIKQYSSRLSTTEKEIENLEHKLKELQGRSKSLESQSEKEQMRFKKLKMSCESLERENSQLRKEKEIFEELLSEFRDTADEHQKQKNEALKQIQIFEEYLAKSQRHLSMKNCEIEKLQTDLSELGDLMTRKFPPVKTFEAETQTRDIRSEMAIQEKIIDNYRGELKVQDRKVLLLQNEVEDLKQQVVSTRKSLRSRTKENSSLLVKLKKLEKVIAEKTAGLEKVQDKLELQSRSAKHWEKEAESATEKYRVAFEESRRFEELYHQMKNLSSHQKSEVALLVKRHEYLLHIIHNKDAQTKCSMNRNIVLT